A section of the Lynx canadensis isolate LIC74 chromosome A1, mLynCan4.pri.v2, whole genome shotgun sequence genome encodes:
- the LOC115519071 gene encoding LOW QUALITY PROTEIN: 40S ribosomal protein S3a-like (The sequence of the model RefSeq protein was modified relative to this genomic sequence to represent the inferred CDS: inserted 2 bases in 2 codons), which produces MLMSKARLDEFKIDIALLAPWLSARTKRLMKGSKKGAKKKVVDPFSKKGWCDVKVPAMFNIRNIRKTLVTRTQATKIASDDLKGHVFEVSLADXQNDEVAFRKFKLITEDVQGKNCXNFCGMDLTHDKMCSMVKKCQIMIEAPVSVKTANGYLLHLFCVAFTTKRNIQIWKTCYAHHQQIHQIWKKMMEIMTQEVQTNDLKKVVNKLIPDSIGNDIEKICQSIYPLHDVFIRKVKMLTKPNFELGKLMELHDEGSSFGKATGSETGAKVEQADGYEPPAQESV; this is translated from the exons ATGCTGATGTCCAAAGCCAGATTGGATGAATTTAAAATAGACATAGCACTTTTGGCTCCCTGGTTGTCAGCAAGAACCAAGCGCCTTATGAAAGGCAGCAAAAAAGGAGCCAAGAAGAAAGTGGTTGATCCATTTTCAAAGAAAGGTTGGTGTGATGTAAAAGTGCCAGCTATGTTTAATATAAGAAATATCAGAAAAACACTAGTCACAAGAACTCAAGCAACCAAAATCGCATCTGATGACCTTAAGGGTCATGTTTTCGAAGTGAGCCTTGCTG CTCAGAATGATGAAGTTGCATTTAGAAAGTTCAAGCTAATTACTGAAGATGTTCAAGGCAAAAACT CTAATTTCTGTGGCATGGATCTTACCCATGACAAAATGTGCTCCATGGTCAAAAAATGTCAGATCATGATTGAAGCTCCTGTTAGTGTCAAGACTGCCAATGGTTATTTGCTTCATCTCTTTTGTGTTGCTTTTACTACTAAACGCAACATTCAGATTTGGAAGACCTGTTATGCTCACCACCAACAAATCCACCAAATTTGGAAAAAGATGATGGAAATCATGACCCAAGAGGTGCAGACAAATGACTTGAAAAAAGTGGTCAATAAATTGATTCCAGACAGCATCGGGAATGACATAGAAAAGATTTGTCAGTCTATTTATCCACTCCATGATGTCTtcattagaaaagtaaaaatgctgaCAAAACCTAACTTTGAATTGGGAAAGCTCATGGAGCTTCATGATGAAGGTAGTAGTTTTGGAAAAGCTACTGGGAGTGAGACTGGTGCTAAAGTTGAACAAGCTGATGGATATGAGCCACCAGCCCAAGAATCTGTTTAA
- the LOC115519004 gene encoding LOW QUALITY PROTEIN: 60S ribosomal protein L7a-like (The sequence of the model RefSeq protein was modified relative to this genomic sequence to represent the inferred CDS: inserted 2 bases in 1 codon) → MRLREEKRKLIRLDILVSKVENYLKRRKIKKSRVKELNDCEIEDNLGSFTDFLSTSLGKYEVRTSNKSQELGGKDDWREKRVTQRGDLEFQLIMERVKDLVGGETIIPPVLRAGANSVTGLVENKKAQLVVIAHDVDPMEMVVFPPALYCKMGVPYCIIKGKARLGYLVHRKTCTTVIFTQVNSEHKGDLAKLVEAIRTNYDNRYDEICCQWGGSVLGPKSVADIAKLEKAKAKXLATKLG, encoded by the exons ATGAGactgagggaagagaagagaaagttgaTAAGACTTGATATCTTGGTGTCAAAGGTGGAGAattatttaaagagaagaaagataaagaaaagtagGGTGAAGGAACTAAATGAttgtgaaatagaagataatttAGGTTCTTTCACAgactttctctccacctccttaGGAAAATACGAAGTAAGGACATCCAATAAAAGTCAAGAGCTGGGAGGAAAGGATGACTGGAG GGAAAAACGAGTAACTCAGAGAGGTGACTTAGAATTCCAGCTTATTATGGAACGGGTGAAAGACTTGGTAGGGGGAGAAA CAATAATACCTCCTGTGCTCAGAGC AGGGGCTAATTCTGTCACCGGCTTGGTGGAAAACAAGAAGGCTCAACTGGTAGTGATTGCACATGATGTGGATCCCATGGAGATGGTTGTCTTCCCGCCTGCCCTATATTGTAAGATGGGGGTTCCCTACTGTATTATCAAGGGGAAGGCCAGGCTGGGGTATCTGGTCCACAGGAAGACCTGCACCACTGTCATCTTCACACAGGTTAACTCTGAACACAAAGGAGATCTGGCTAAGCTGGTGGAAGCGATCAGGACCAATTATGACAACAGATATGATGAGatctgctgtcagtggggaggcAGTGTCCTGGGTCCAAAGTCAGTGGCTGACATTGccaagctggaaaaggcaaaggctAA ACTGGCCACCAAACTGGGCTAA